One genomic window of Sodaliphilus pleomorphus includes the following:
- the gcvH gene encoding glycine cleavage system protein GcvH yields the protein MSKVIDGLYYSESHEYVKVDGDYGYVGITDYAQKELGNVVYVDMPEVDDEVAQGEEFGAVESVKAASDLNSPVSGTVAEVNDALEDEPGLINKDAFENWIMKVKLSDKSELDSLMDAAAYKKFIGE from the coding sequence ATGAGTAAGGTAATTGACGGTTTATACTACAGCGAGAGTCACGAGTATGTGAAGGTCGACGGCGACTACGGCTATGTGGGCATCACCGATTACGCTCAGAAAGAGCTGGGCAATGTGGTGTATGTCGACATGCCCGAAGTCGACGACGAGGTGGCACAAGGCGAGGAGTTTGGCGCAGTCGAGAGTGTGAAGGCTGCCAGCGACCTCAACAGCCCCGTGAGCGGCACCGTGGCCGAGGTGAACGATGCTCTCGAGGACGAGCCCGGCCTCATCAACAAAGACGCCTTTGAGAACTGGATCATGAAGGTGAAGCTAAGCGACAAGAGCGAGCTCGACAGCCTCATGGACGCAGCTGCCTACAAGAAATTCATAGGCGAGTAA
- a CDS encoding acyltransferase family protein, with translation MKTMLTIAPSSMPSCSSNNNGREHYGALDGMRAYAIIGIVMMHVLSDIAIKPSENYLTTTVIPFFTNFVFLFMMISAFGLSCGYYDRIKACHITPHAFYLKRYKRVLPFFAIMVIIDMTWTHNLGALLEGFADLTLCFGLYPNVKIGVIGVGWFLGVIFVFYMLYPFFVFLIDNRRRAWGTLAVSVLLALIGIYYFGSKQYFQQPTDFERDNILYCAPYFVVGGIVYLYRRQLAAWVSAHKLLALAGACAITVATFMCLDRLVELASCTIIFATWLIYGLGSNDVVLNNRATRYLGKISMEVYLCHMMLFRVTGLMHLEKLIANPNLLYILTLLATLIGAVAFAHVVKFYVINKIKWLQ, from the coding sequence ATGAAAACTATGCTCACTATCGCTCCATCATCGATGCCGAGCTGCAGCAGCAACAACAATGGCCGAGAACATTACGGGGCCTTAGACGGCATGCGCGCCTACGCGATAATTGGCATTGTGATGATGCATGTTTTATCTGACATTGCTATTAAGCCCAGCGAGAACTACTTGACAACAACTGTCATTCCATTCTTCACCAACTTCGTGTTTCTCTTTATGATGATAAGCGCATTTGGCTTGAGTTGTGGATATTACGACAGGATTAAAGCCTGTCATATTACGCCTCACGCCTTCTACCTAAAGCGATACAAGCGTGTTTTGCCTTTCTTTGCCATCATGGTTATTATCGACATGACGTGGACACACAATTTAGGCGCCCTGCTTGAAGGCTTTGCCGACCTCACGTTGTGCTTTGGCCTTTACCCGAACGTCAAAATCGGAGTTATCGGAGTGGGGTGGTTTTTAGGTGTGATTTTCGTGTTCTACATGCTTTATCCGTTTTTCGTTTTTCTCATTGACAATCGGCGCCGGGCATGGGGCACACTTGCGGTATCGGTGTTGCTTGCACTGATAGGGATCTATTATTTCGGCTCAAAACAATACTTCCAGCAACCAACCGATTTTGAACGAGATAACATACTGTACTGTGCACCCTATTTTGTAGTTGGGGGCATTGTCTATCTATACCGTCGTCAGTTAGCCGCATGGGTGAGCGCCCACAAGCTGCTGGCACTCGCTGGCGCGTGTGCAATCACGGTGGCAACATTCATGTGCCTCGACCGCCTTGTTGAATTGGCGTCATGCACCATCATTTTTGCAACGTGGCTCATCTATGGTTTAGGGAGCAACGACGTGGTGCTGAACAACAGGGCAACCAGGTATCTTGGAAAAATAAGCATGGAGGTCTACCTGTGCCACATGATGCTGTTCCGCGTTACGGGTCTCATGCATTTAGAAAAGTTGATTGCCAACCCCAACCTTCTTTATATCCTTACGCTGTTGGCAACCCTGATTGGAGCCGTAGCCTTTGCCCACGTGGTCAAGTTCTATGTGATAAACAAGATAAAATGGCTACAATAG
- the lipA gene encoding lipoyl synthase, with protein sequence MKYINLPAPRQGESRQLPFYFAVEEYVAKHFTDDDYFFIWQVEPTAMLGRNQLLENEVNEQYCREHGVHIYRRKSGGGTVYADRGCLQFSYITKEGNVNALFNDYIDLVVKAINRLGVAVSSSGRNDILVEGKKVAGAAFYRYGNRSVLHNTLLYSTDLDQLASCLKPSKKLESKGVKSNRQRVANLGDYTRLTLPQFVEQLRQLVCGDSQITLNQVHMQGVAQLEKPLASHEFVYDNSPSYTVKRSLILKDVGEIEARVQVKAGKIQYINLVGDYFLLGDLDRDLLARLQGVAYDREAVTQALDGVDTGKVIRNLTVMQFLRLLFGRPPHLPKPEWLKIDLTSTTTTRHTSDAVAGNHLNTICTSGLCPNKAECWKAGTATLMIGGNVCTRNCRFCNTPSGRPQPLDPYEPLNVAKAVAQLQLKHAVITSVDRDDLPDLGARHWSLTVKAIKELNPHTTVEVLIPDFQGRLDLVDMVLAEQPYIVGHNIETVRRLTPAVRSVAQYDQSLDVLRHIAERGFTAKSGLMLGLGETEQEVEQTMDDLLAAGCKILTIGQYLQPTLRHIAVKAYIKPSKFAQYKQLGEDKGFEQVVSGPFVRSSYHAEQYKTLQRQE encoded by the coding sequence ATGAAATATATCAACCTTCCAGCTCCACGCCAAGGAGAAAGCCGCCAGTTGCCATTCTATTTCGCTGTAGAGGAATATGTGGCCAAGCATTTCACCGACGACGACTATTTCTTCATCTGGCAAGTTGAGCCCACTGCCATGCTGGGCCGCAACCAGCTGCTCGAGAACGAAGTAAACGAGCAGTACTGCCGCGAGCACGGCGTGCACATCTACCGCCGCAAGAGCGGAGGCGGCACCGTCTATGCCGACCGGGGCTGCCTGCAATTCAGCTACATCACCAAGGAGGGCAACGTGAATGCCCTGTTCAACGACTATATCGACCTCGTGGTCAAAGCCATCAACCGGCTGGGCGTCGCAGTGAGCTCATCGGGGCGCAACGACATCCTTGTGGAAGGCAAGAAAGTGGCAGGCGCAGCCTTTTACCGCTACGGCAATCGCAGCGTGCTGCACAACACCCTGCTCTACTCCACCGACCTCGACCAGCTGGCCAGCTGCCTGAAGCCGTCGAAAAAGCTTGAGAGCAAAGGCGTGAAATCCAATCGCCAGCGCGTAGCCAACCTGGGCGACTACACCAGGCTGACACTGCCACAGTTTGTAGAGCAGTTGCGGCAGCTCGTGTGCGGAGACAGCCAGATCACCCTCAACCAGGTCCACATGCAAGGCGTTGCCCAGCTTGAGAAACCACTGGCCTCGCACGAATTTGTCTATGACAACTCGCCCAGCTACACCGTGAAGCGCAGTCTCATCTTGAAAGATGTGGGCGAGATTGAAGCAAGAGTTCAGGTAAAAGCTGGAAAGATACAATATATCAACCTTGTGGGCGACTACTTCTTGCTCGGCGACCTTGACCGTGACCTGCTGGCGCGGCTGCAAGGTGTAGCCTACGACCGCGAGGCTGTGACCCAGGCACTCGACGGCGTCGACACGGGCAAGGTGATACGCAACCTCACCGTCATGCAGTTCTTGCGGCTGCTCTTTGGCAGGCCGCCCCACTTGCCCAAGCCCGAGTGGCTGAAAATTGACCTTACCTCGACCACGACCACACGACACACAAGCGATGCTGTGGCTGGCAACCACCTCAACACGATATGCACCAGCGGCCTGTGCCCCAACAAGGCCGAGTGTTGGAAAGCAGGCACAGCCACCCTCATGATAGGCGGCAATGTGTGCACGCGCAACTGCCGCTTCTGCAACACACCCTCGGGGCGGCCGCAACCGCTCGACCCTTACGAGCCCCTCAACGTGGCCAAGGCTGTGGCACAGTTGCAGCTCAAGCACGCCGTCATCACCTCGGTCGACCGCGACGATTTGCCCGACCTGGGTGCCCGACATTGGAGCCTGACAGTGAAAGCCATCAAAGAACTGAACCCGCACACCACTGTCGAGGTGCTCATCCCCGACTTCCAAGGGCGCCTCGACCTGGTCGACATGGTGCTGGCCGAACAGCCCTATATCGTGGGGCACAATATCGAGACCGTGAGGCGGCTCACCCCGGCAGTGCGCAGCGTGGCCCAATATGACCAAAGCCTCGACGTGCTGCGCCACATCGCCGAGCGCGGTTTCACAGCCAAGTCGGGCCTCATGCTGGGCCTGGGCGAGACCGAGCAGGAGGTGGAGCAAACCATGGACGACCTGCTCGCCGCAGGTTGCAAGATACTCACTATAGGGCAATACCTGCAACCCACATTGCGGCACATTGCTGTGAAAGCCTACATCAAGCCATCGAAGTTTGCCCAATACAAGCAACTGGGCGAGGACAAGGGCTTTGAGCAAGTGGTGAGCGGCCCCTTTGTGCGCTCGTCCTATCACGCCGAGCAGTACAAAACCCTGCAACGCCAAGAGTGA
- the gcvPA gene encoding aminomethyl-transferring glycine dehydrogenase subunit GcvPA, whose protein sequence is MFKYFPHTEGDIKAMLNTCGMSSLDDLYSDIPQELQFKREYALPDAMSEIEVRKFFDELGAKNQPLKCMIGAGCYDHYSPAVVKSIVERSEFLTSYTPYQAEISQGTLQYIFEYQSMMAELTGMEVSNASMYDGCTATAEAMMMACAASRKRNKVLISATVNPVVTRVVETYAKYHGVQVVTIDERDGVTDKADFEAKVAADDVAGVIVSAPNFYGIVEDYTGWADTCHKHKTLFIINSVASALGVLKTPGEWGADIAVGDGQSLGIPMNFGGPFVGYMCTSKKLIRKMPGRIVGQTHDLDGKRTFVLTLQAREQHIRREKATSNICSNESLMALYITVYLALMGKQGLKEVNQLSYSGAHYLADRLTDNPHFTMRYPGKPFLNEFAVRVDGDIDALQRQLRETQGVQFGLKIAPDTLLLCVTETISKQDIDNVVEMCNHVIEREEIENE, encoded by the coding sequence ATGTTCAAATATTTTCCACACACCGAGGGCGACATCAAAGCGATGCTCAACACCTGCGGGATGTCGAGTCTCGACGACTTGTACAGCGACATACCCCAGGAGCTGCAGTTCAAGCGAGAATATGCCCTCCCCGACGCGATGAGCGAAATCGAGGTGCGCAAGTTCTTCGACGAGCTGGGCGCCAAAAACCAGCCGCTCAAGTGCATGATTGGCGCTGGATGCTATGACCACTACAGCCCAGCTGTGGTGAAAAGCATAGTCGAGCGAAGCGAGTTTCTCACCTCCTACACCCCCTATCAGGCCGAAATTTCGCAAGGCACCCTGCAATACATCTTTGAGTACCAGAGCATGATGGCCGAGCTCACAGGCATGGAAGTGAGCAACGCCTCGATGTATGACGGTTGCACCGCCACTGCCGAGGCCATGATGATGGCCTGCGCCGCAAGCCGCAAGCGCAACAAGGTGCTCATCTCGGCCACGGTCAACCCTGTTGTGACCCGCGTGGTAGAGACCTATGCCAAGTATCACGGCGTGCAGGTGGTGACCATCGACGAGCGCGACGGCGTGACCGACAAGGCCGACTTTGAGGCCAAAGTGGCCGCCGACGATGTGGCCGGCGTGATCGTGAGCGCCCCCAACTTCTACGGCATCGTCGAGGACTACACAGGCTGGGCCGACACCTGCCACAAGCACAAGACCCTGTTTATCATCAACAGCGTGGCAAGCGCACTGGGCGTGCTCAAGACCCCTGGCGAGTGGGGAGCCGACATCGCAGTGGGCGACGGCCAGTCGCTGGGCATCCCCATGAACTTTGGCGGCCCCTTTGTGGGCTACATGTGCACCAGCAAGAAACTCATACGCAAAATGCCAGGCCGCATTGTGGGCCAAACCCACGACCTCGATGGCAAGCGCACCTTTGTGCTCACCCTTCAGGCCCGCGAGCAGCACATACGCCGCGAGAAAGCCACGAGCAACATATGCTCCAACGAGAGTCTCATGGCCCTCTACATCACCGTCTACCTGGCCCTGATGGGCAAGCAGGGGCTCAAAGAGGTGAACCAGCTGAGTTACAGCGGCGCCCACTACCTGGCCGACCGCTTGACCGACAACCCGCACTTCACCATGCGCTACCCAGGCAAGCCCTTCCTCAACGAGTTTGCCGTAAGGGTTGACGGCGACATCGATGCTCTTCAACGCCAGCTGCGCGAGACCCAGGGCGTGCAATTCGGCCTCAAGATCGCACCCGACACCTTGCTGCTGTGCGTGACCGAAACCATCTCCAAGCAAGACATCGACAATGTAGTAGAAATGTGTAACCATGTAATCGAAAGGGAGGAGATTGAAAATGAATAA
- the pepI gene encoding proline iminopeptidase, with the protein MKIEDGYMPFMGYKTYYRIAGEQCDGKAPLLLLHGGPGSTHNYFEVLDRMSLTGRQVISYDQLGCGNSYVDGHPELWTAQTWVDELKALRDYLHIDEVHLLGQSWGVMLAIQYLIEEKPAGVKSAILSSGLPASWLWGKEQHRLIKFMSREDQEAIARAEAANDYSSQDYLKANDHFMALHCAGPVTPDSPECLRRPKKAGEESYITAWGPNEYTPLGTLKDFDYIDRLGEISTPCLIMSGTNDMCTPLIAKLMYDAIPHTQWELFDGARHMCFVEQTDRYCDVLSQWLNRVD; encoded by the coding sequence ATGAAAATCGAAGACGGATACATGCCCTTTATGGGCTACAAGACTTACTATCGCATTGCCGGCGAGCAGTGCGACGGCAAGGCTCCCTTGCTGCTGTTGCATGGCGGGCCAGGCAGCACACACAACTATTTTGAAGTGCTCGACCGCATGTCCCTCACTGGCCGGCAGGTGATTTCCTACGACCAGCTGGGTTGTGGCAACTCCTATGTCGACGGTCACCCCGAGCTGTGGACTGCCCAGACCTGGGTTGATGAGCTCAAGGCCCTGCGCGACTATCTGCACATCGACGAGGTGCACCTCTTGGGCCAGTCGTGGGGCGTGATGCTGGCCATTCAATACCTCATCGAGGAAAAACCGGCAGGCGTGAAGTCGGCCATACTGTCGAGCGGTCTCCCGGCAAGCTGGCTTTGGGGCAAGGAGCAGCACCGCCTCATCAAGTTTATGAGTCGCGAGGATCAGGAAGCCATAGCCCGGGCCGAGGCTGCCAACGACTATTCCAGCCAGGACTATCTAAAGGCCAACGATCACTTTATGGCCCTGCACTGCGCTGGTCCTGTCACCCCCGACAGCCCCGAGTGCCTGCGCCGCCCCAAGAAGGCAGGCGAGGAATCCTACATCACAGCTTGGGGCCCCAACGAGTACACCCCACTGGGAACGCTCAAGGACTTTGACTATATCGACCGCCTGGGCGAGATTTCAACACCATGCCTCATCATGAGCGGCACCAACGACATGTGCACACCGCTCATTGCCAAGCTCATGTATGACGCCATTCCCCACACGCAGTGGGAGCTCTTCGACGGCGCCCGTCACATGTGCTTTGTGGAGCAAACCGACCGCTATTGCGACGTGCTCTCCCAGTGGCTCAACCGCGTCGACTGA
- the gcvT gene encoding glycine cleavage system aminomethyltransferase GcvT — protein sequence MAENKKTCLYDKHVALGALMSPFGGFDMPIQYAGIIEEHNAVRKHVGVFDVSHMGESRITGPDAEKYVNHVFTNDVWNAPKGKVYYGMMLYPDGGTVDDLLVYKMGDNDFFLVYNAANIDKDVAWLDEQKQDYNVSIAHQSDFYGQLALQGPEAEEKLKSVLGIDGSDLTFYTHKELECNGETIIVSRTGYTGEDGFEIYASHNTIVEMWDKLMAAGVQPCGLGCRDTLRFEAGLPLYGDELSKDISPITATLGMFVKLDKQGGFIGRDACARQKAEGSPKKLVGLELHDRAIPRHGYDVLDADDKVVGYITTGYHSISLDKSLAFALVDRSAGTLGNELKVKIRKKVFPATVVKKRFYQANYKK from the coding sequence ATGGCAGAAAACAAAAAAACATGTCTTTATGACAAGCACGTAGCACTGGGAGCACTCATGAGCCCTTTCGGAGGCTTCGACATGCCCATCCAGTATGCTGGTATCATTGAGGAACATAACGCCGTGCGCAAGCATGTGGGCGTGTTTGACGTCTCACACATGGGCGAGTCGAGAATCACTGGCCCCGATGCCGAGAAATATGTGAACCACGTGTTCACCAACGATGTGTGGAACGCCCCCAAGGGCAAGGTGTATTACGGCATGATGCTGTATCCCGACGGCGGCACTGTCGACGACCTGCTGGTCTACAAAATGGGCGACAACGACTTCTTCCTGGTCTATAACGCTGCCAACATCGACAAGGATGTGGCTTGGCTCGACGAGCAAAAGCAGGACTACAACGTGAGCATCGCACACCAGAGCGACTTCTACGGCCAGCTGGCTCTGCAAGGCCCCGAGGCCGAGGAAAAGCTCAAGAGCGTGCTCGGCATCGATGGCAGCGACCTCACATTCTACACCCACAAGGAACTGGAGTGCAACGGCGAGACCATCATCGTGAGCCGCACGGGCTACACAGGCGAGGACGGCTTTGAAATCTATGCCAGCCACAATACCATTGTTGAGATGTGGGACAAGCTCATGGCTGCCGGCGTGCAACCCTGCGGCCTGGGATGCCGCGACACGCTGCGCTTTGAGGCTGGCCTGCCGCTCTACGGCGACGAGCTGAGCAAGGACATCTCTCCCATCACAGCCACACTGGGCATGTTTGTCAAGCTCGACAAGCAAGGCGGCTTTATCGGGCGCGACGCCTGTGCCCGTCAGAAGGCCGAGGGCAGCCCCAAGAAGCTGGTGGGCCTCGAGCTGCACGACCGCGCCATTCCGCGCCACGGCTACGACGTGCTCGATGCCGACGACAAGGTGGTGGGCTACATCACCACAGGCTACCACAGCATCTCTCTCGACAAGAGTTTGGCCTTTGCCCTGGTCGACCGCAGCGCCGGCACACTGGGCAACGAGCTGAAGGTGAAGATACGCAAGAAGGTATTTCCCGCCACCGTTGTAAAAAAGCGCTTCTATCAAGCCAACTACAAGAAATAG